One Streptomyces sp. L2 genomic window carries:
- a CDS encoding Lsr2 family protein — MAQKVVVTLFDDIDGSEAAETIAFGLDGKSYEIDLNEGNAKKLRKALAPYVDAGRKRSRSGKAYKQTEVAPDPAAVRAWAQANKMDVPARGRIPKKVYEAFSAAQ, encoded by the coding sequence GTGGCGCAAAAGGTCGTGGTCACTCTCTTTGACGACATCGACGGCTCGGAAGCGGCGGAAACGATCGCCTTCGGACTCGACGGCAAGTCGTACGAGATCGACCTGAACGAGGGCAACGCAAAGAAACTGCGCAAGGCGCTCGCGCCCTACGTGGACGCCGGCCGCAAGCGCTCGCGCTCCGGCAAGGCGTACAAGCAGACCGAGGTCGCCCCCGACCCGGCGGCCGTCCGCGCCTGGGCCCAGGCGAACAAGATGGACGTGCCGGCGCGCGGCCGCATCCCGAAGAAGGTGTACGAGGCGTTCAGCGCCGCCCAGTGA
- the purS gene encoding phosphoribosylformylglycinamidine synthase subunit PurS, producing the protein MARVVVDVMLKPEILDPQGQAVQRALPRLGFDGISDVRQGKRFELEVDGPVDEAALARIHDLAESFLANTVIEDFTVKVEESAEVAEAAK; encoded by the coding sequence GTGGCACGCGTCGTAGTCGACGTCATGCTCAAGCCGGAGATCCTCGACCCCCAGGGCCAGGCGGTCCAGCGTGCGCTGCCGCGCCTGGGTTTCGACGGGATCTCGGACGTCCGTCAGGGAAAGCGATTCGAACTGGAAGTTGACGGGCCGGTCGACGAGGCCGCGCTCGCCCGCATCCATGATCTCGCGGAATCCTTCCTCGCCAACACCGTGATCGAGGACTTCACCGTCAAGGTGGAGGAGTCCGCCGAAGTCGCGGAGGCCGCGAAGTGA
- the purQ gene encoding phosphoribosylformylglycinamidine synthase subunit PurQ, with the protein MTARIGVVTFPGSLDDRDTQRAIRLAGAEPVALWHKDKDLKQVDAVVLPGGFSYGDYLRAGAISRFSPVMGTVIEQAKAGLPVLGICNGFQVLTEAHLLPGAMLGNDHLHFICRDQKLRVENAETAWTSDYRAGQEIHIPLKNMDGRYVADDYTLDKLEAEGRVAFRYLDVNPNGSLRDIAGITNEAGNVVGLMPHPEHATEPLIGTGRTDGLPFFTSILKKLVNA; encoded by the coding sequence GTGACCGCTCGTATTGGCGTCGTCACTTTTCCGGGGAGCCTGGACGACCGGGACACCCAGCGCGCGATCCGCCTCGCGGGGGCCGAACCGGTCGCCCTGTGGCACAAGGACAAGGACCTCAAGCAGGTCGACGCCGTGGTGCTGCCCGGCGGTTTCTCCTACGGCGACTATCTGCGGGCCGGCGCCATCTCCCGCTTCTCACCGGTGATGGGCACGGTTATCGAGCAGGCGAAGGCCGGCTTGCCGGTCCTCGGTATCTGCAACGGCTTCCAGGTCCTCACCGAGGCCCACCTCCTCCCGGGCGCGATGCTCGGCAACGACCACCTCCACTTCATCTGCCGCGACCAGAAGCTGCGGGTGGAGAACGCGGAGACCGCCTGGACCAGCGACTACCGCGCCGGCCAGGAGATCCACATCCCGCTGAAGAACATGGACGGCCGGTACGTCGCCGACGACTACACGCTCGACAAGCTGGAGGCGGAGGGCCGCGTCGCCTTCCGCTACCTGGACGTGAACCCCAACGGCTCGCTCCGTGACATCGCCGGCATCACCAACGAGGCCGGGAACGTCGTCGGCCTCATGCCGCACCCGGAGCACGCCACCGAGCCGCTGATCGGTACGGGCCGTACCGACGGGCTGCCGTTCTTCACCTCGATCCTCAAGAAGCTGGTCAACGCATGA
- the purL gene encoding phosphoribosylformylglycinamidine synthase subunit PurL: MSRTPLDTVEHAAATPDVELPWAELGLKKDEYERVVEILGRRPTGAELAMYSVMWSEHCSYKSSKVHLRQFGEKAPENDAMLVGIGENAGVVDVGHGYAVTFKVESHNHPSYVEPYQGAATGVGGIVRDIIAMGARPVAVVDPLRFGAADHPDTKRVLPGVVAGIGGYGNCLGLPNIGGEVVFDACYQGNPLVNAGAIGVMRHEDIHLAKASGAGNKVILYGARTGGDGIGGASILASETFDDAKPSKRPAVQVGDPFQEKLLIECTLEAFAEKLVVGIQDLGAAGLSCATSELASNGSGGMRVTLDDVPLRDSTLSPEEILMSESQERMCAVVEPAKVDRFLEICAKWDVIATVIGEVTDGDRLEIYWHGGKIVDVDPRTVAHEGPVYERPYARPDWQDALQADDANKLPRPSTPEELKAQVLKLVASPNQASKKWITSQYDHFVQGNTVLAMPEDSGMIRVDEETGLGVALATDGNGRYTKLDPYTGAQLALAEAYRNVATTGAKPLAVSDCLNFGSPEDPAVMWQFAEAIRGLADGCQQLGTPVTGGNVSLYNQTGEAAIHPTPVVAVLGVIDDVARRTPVAFQEEGQLIYLLGDTREEFGGSAWSQVVHDHLGGLPPKVDLERERLLAEILISASRDGMIDSAHDLSDGGLVQAVVESALLGGKGARLVVPDGLDAFTFLLSESAGRAIVAVPRSEEVRFNDMCGARGLPATRIGVVDGDAIEIQGEFTLSLTDLREAHESTIPALLK; this comes from the coding sequence ATGAGCCGGACGCCTCTGGACACGGTCGAGCACGCGGCCGCGACCCCCGACGTCGAGCTGCCCTGGGCCGAACTCGGCCTGAAGAAGGACGAGTACGAGCGGGTCGTGGAGATCCTCGGCCGCCGCCCCACGGGCGCGGAGCTGGCCATGTACTCGGTCATGTGGTCCGAGCACTGCTCGTACAAGTCCTCCAAGGTCCACCTCCGCCAGTTCGGCGAGAAGGCCCCGGAGAACGACGCGATGCTCGTCGGCATCGGCGAGAACGCCGGTGTGGTCGACGTCGGCCACGGCTACGCCGTGACCTTCAAGGTCGAGTCGCACAACCACCCGTCGTACGTCGAGCCCTACCAGGGCGCGGCCACGGGTGTCGGCGGCATCGTCCGCGACATCATCGCGATGGGCGCCCGCCCGGTCGCCGTCGTCGACCCTCTGCGCTTCGGCGCGGCGGACCACCCCGACACCAAGCGGGTACTCCCCGGCGTCGTCGCCGGCATCGGCGGCTACGGCAACTGCCTGGGCCTGCCCAACATCGGCGGCGAGGTCGTTTTCGACGCCTGCTACCAGGGCAACCCGCTGGTCAACGCCGGTGCCATCGGTGTGATGCGGCACGAGGACATCCACCTCGCGAAGGCGTCCGGCGCCGGCAACAAGGTCATCCTCTACGGCGCCCGGACCGGCGGCGACGGCATCGGCGGCGCGTCGATCCTGGCGAGTGAGACGTTTGACGACGCGAAGCCGTCCAAGCGTCCCGCCGTCCAGGTCGGCGACCCCTTCCAGGAGAAGCTGCTCATCGAGTGCACCCTGGAGGCGTTCGCCGAGAAGCTGGTCGTCGGCATCCAGGACCTCGGTGCGGCGGGCCTGTCCTGCGCGACGAGCGAGCTGGCGTCGAACGGTTCGGGCGGCATGCGCGTGACGCTCGACGACGTACCGCTGCGCGACTCGACGCTCTCGCCCGAGGAAATCCTCATGAGCGAGTCGCAGGAGCGCATGTGCGCGGTGGTCGAGCCGGCGAAGGTCGACCGCTTCCTGGAGATCTGCGCCAAGTGGGACGTCATCGCCACCGTCATCGGTGAGGTGACCGACGGCGACCGCCTGGAGATCTACTGGCACGGCGGCAAGATCGTCGACGTCGACCCGCGCACGGTGGCGCACGAGGGCCCGGTCTACGAGCGCCCGTACGCCCGCCCCGACTGGCAGGACGCCCTCCAGGCGGACGACGCGAACAAGCTGCCCCGGCCGTCGACGCCGGAGGAGCTGAAGGCGCAGGTCCTGAAGCTGGTCGCCTCCCCGAACCAGGCGTCCAAGAAGTGGATTACGTCCCAGTACGACCACTTCGTGCAGGGCAACACCGTCCTCGCGATGCCCGAGGACTCGGGCATGATCCGCGTCGACGAGGAGACCGGCCTCGGCGTCGCCCTCGCGACGGACGGCAACGGCCGCTACACCAAGCTGGACCCGTACACCGGCGCGCAGCTGGCCCTGGCCGAGGCGTACCGGAACGTGGCGACCACCGGCGCCAAGCCGCTCGCCGTCTCCGACTGCCTGAACTTCGGTTCGCCCGAGGACCCGGCGGTGATGTGGCAGTTCGCGGAGGCCATCCGCGGTCTCGCCGACGGCTGCCAGCAGCTCGGCACGCCGGTCACCGGCGGTAACGTCTCGCTCTACAACCAGACGGGGGAGGCGGCGATCCACCCCACTCCGGTGGTGGCCGTCCTCGGCGTGATCGACGACGTGGCCCGCCGCACCCCGGTCGCCTTCCAGGAGGAGGGCCAGCTGATCTACCTCCTCGGCGACACCCGCGAGGAGTTCGGCGGCTCGGCCTGGTCCCAGGTCGTCCACGACCACCTCGGCGGCCTGCCCCCGAAGGTGGACCTGGAGCGTGAGCGCCTGCTGGCCGAGATCCTGATCTCCGCCTCCCGCGACGGCATGATCGACTCCGCGCACGACCTCTCCGACGGCGGCCTGGTCCAGGCGGTCGTGGAGTCCGCCCTGCTGGGCGGCAAGGGCGCGCGTCTGGTCGTACCCGACGGCCTGGACGCGTTCACCTTCCTCCTCTCCGAGTCCGCCGGCCGCGCGATCGTCGCGGTCCCGCGCTCGGAGGAGGTCCGCTTCAACGACATGTGCGGCGCCCGCGGCCTCCCGGCCACCCGTATCGGTGTCGTGGACGGAGACGCGATCGAGATCCAGGGCGAGTTCACCCTCTCCCTGACGGACCTCCGTGAGGCCCACGAGTCGACGATCCCGGCCCTGCTGAAGTAA
- a CDS encoding MFS transporter: MTETQRKLGFLVCLITIVLAVLDMQIVSAATVPIVRDLDPGHGIARIPWLVSAFALASAAMLPLYGRLCDVVGAKKVFLGALGTFLTGSALCGAAQSIGWLIASRAVQGIGAGGLMSVTMVVIAQLKGPGEKKNKGAGAGGIVAGGGMAVGPWLGGFLADHASWRWAFYVNLPLGIAALATAVVVLRLPHHTRGRTIDFTGAGLAAAFSAALLLITEWGGKQYAWTSPQVALLAVLTAGTLALFLRRQRTVAEPILPPALFRVPELRLGFAIQALIGAAMTGAMYYVLVYLQVARGVSSSSAGMFLLPMALGITAVGIVTGRLGERGWSERTFVISGAVVTLAAFLLLSTTGADTSLWQLRGTLLLFGIGFGQLLGQLIQLVQQSAPPAQLGVATTAIRFFQTLGTALGVALFGTLLNRLYDGPGTIGALASLHGAARTAGVHAYVSAMDTVFLCGAGLMLLCLTLALRLPKPAPAPVPAGFRLSGQDA; this comes from the coding sequence ATGACCGAAACCCAGCGCAAACTCGGCTTCCTCGTATGCCTGATCACGATCGTGCTGGCCGTCCTGGACATGCAGATCGTGTCCGCGGCGACCGTGCCGATCGTCCGCGACCTCGATCCCGGCCACGGCATCGCCCGGATCCCCTGGCTGGTCAGCGCGTTCGCCCTCGCGTCGGCGGCGATGCTCCCGCTGTACGGCAGGCTCTGCGACGTAGTCGGCGCCAAGAAGGTGTTCCTCGGCGCCCTCGGCACCTTCCTCACGGGCTCGGCGCTCTGCGGCGCGGCCCAGTCGATCGGCTGGCTGATCGCGTCCCGGGCCGTGCAGGGGATCGGCGCGGGCGGGCTGATGAGCGTGACGATGGTCGTCATCGCCCAGCTGAAGGGGCCGGGCGAGAAGAAGAACAAGGGGGCCGGCGCCGGCGGGATCGTCGCGGGCGGCGGCATGGCGGTCGGCCCGTGGCTCGGCGGCTTCCTCGCCGACCACGCGAGCTGGCGCTGGGCCTTCTACGTCAACCTGCCGCTCGGCATCGCGGCGCTCGCGACGGCCGTGGTCGTCCTGCGCCTGCCCCACCACACCCGCGGCCGCACCATCGACTTCACCGGCGCGGGCCTGGCCGCCGCCTTCTCCGCCGCGCTGCTGCTGATCACCGAGTGGGGCGGCAAGCAGTACGCGTGGACGTCACCGCAGGTCGCCCTCCTGGCCGTGCTCACCGCGGGAACCCTCGCGCTGTTCCTGCGCCGGCAGCGGACCGTTGCCGAACCGATCCTCCCGCCCGCCCTGTTCCGCGTCCCCGAGCTGCGGCTGGGCTTCGCGATCCAGGCCCTGATCGGCGCGGCCATGACCGGCGCCATGTACTACGTCCTGGTATACCTCCAGGTCGCCCGGGGCGTCAGCAGCTCCTCCGCCGGCATGTTCCTGCTGCCCATGGCCCTCGGCATCACCGCCGTCGGCATCGTCACCGGCCGGCTCGGCGAACGCGGCTGGTCCGAGCGGACGTTCGTGATCAGCGGCGCGGTCGTCACCCTGGCGGCGTTCCTGCTCCTCTCCACCACCGGCGCGGACACGTCCCTGTGGCAGCTGCGCGGCACGCTGCTCCTCTTCGGCATCGGCTTCGGCCAACTCCTCGGCCAGCTGATCCAGTTGGTGCAGCAGTCGGCGCCCCCGGCCCAGCTCGGCGTCGCCACCACCGCCATCCGCTTCTTCCAGACCCTCGGCACAGCCCTCGGCGTCGCCCTCTTCGGCACCCTCCTCAACCGGCTGTACGACGGCCCCGGCACCATCGGCGCCCTCGCCTCCCTGCACGGCGCGGCCCGGACGGCCGGCGTCCACGCCTACGTGTCCGCCATGGACACGGTGTTCCTGTGCGGCGCGGGCCTGATGCTCCTCTGCCTGACCCTGGCCCTGCGCCTCCCGAAGCCCGCCCCCGCCCCGGTCCCCGCCGGGTTCCGGCTGAGCGGCCAGGACGCCTGA
- a CDS encoding TetR/AcrR family transcriptional regulator: protein MAEATTMGLRERKKQQTARRIYRAAVELFAERGFDDVSVQEIADAAEVSKMTVFNYFGTKEDLIFRPMEEHFSDTARAVRDRRPGESAVDAVRRQFLEMVEERDPSVGLNPEASTRQVRELVLRTPVLMERAFLAAQKGTRELADLLAAETGDMMTATIAAATLSAARNALIEEHHRRTAEGETPDQVAADASERARHAFALVENGLKDYAVKG, encoded by the coding sequence ATGGCTGAGGCGACGACGATGGGTCTGCGGGAGCGGAAGAAGCAGCAGACGGCCCGGCGGATCTACCGGGCCGCGGTCGAACTGTTCGCCGAGCGGGGCTTCGACGACGTCTCCGTGCAGGAGATCGCCGACGCCGCCGAGGTCTCGAAGATGACCGTCTTCAACTACTTTGGGACGAAAGAGGACCTGATCTTCCGGCCCATGGAGGAGCACTTCTCCGACACGGCCCGGGCCGTCCGCGACCGCCGGCCCGGCGAGTCCGCCGTGGACGCCGTCCGCCGCCAGTTCCTGGAGATGGTCGAGGAGCGGGACCCCTCCGTCGGCCTCAACCCCGAGGCGTCCACCCGCCAGGTGCGCGAACTGGTCCTGCGCACCCCCGTGCTGATGGAACGTGCCTTCCTCGCCGCTCAGAAGGGCACCCGGGAACTCGCCGACCTGCTGGCCGCCGAGACCGGCGACATGATGACGGCCACGATCGCCGCCGCCACCCTCAGTGCCGCCCGCAACGCGCTGATCGAGGAGCACCACCGCCGCACCGCCGAGGGCGAGACCCCCGATCAGGTCGCCGCCGACGCCTCCGAACGCGCCCGGCACGCCTTCGCGTTGGTCGAGAACGGACTCAAGGACTACGCCGTCAAGGGCTAG
- a CDS encoding sterol carrier family protein — MPPARKRARSYDPVRTRTAVFAQFGHVREVVRGLSPEQLALPTRLGEWTVRDLVAHIGMALTAVHRSLALPEPPQQDGVLLDWPFATAASSSAIDEFTRGLAADHPDLDAYLADIDASLRDLLADHPGTRILRTNAGGLLLDDYLVTRTVELVVHTDDLAAAVPGLDVPYDRHALAAATRLLADALAVKAPGGSTEVRVPPYAVVQCVEGPRHTRGTPPNVVETDPLTWVRLATGRLAWRDAVADAAVSASGERADLGGLLPVMS; from the coding sequence ATGCCCCCGGCCAGGAAACGCGCCCGTTCCTACGACCCCGTCCGCACCCGTACCGCCGTGTTCGCCCAGTTCGGGCACGTGCGCGAGGTCGTGCGCGGGCTGAGCCCCGAGCAGCTCGCGCTGCCCACACGGCTCGGCGAGTGGACCGTACGGGACCTCGTCGCGCACATCGGGATGGCGCTCACCGCCGTCCACCGCTCGCTCGCCCTGCCCGAGCCGCCCCAGCAGGACGGCGTCCTCCTGGACTGGCCCTTCGCCACCGCGGCCAGCTCCTCCGCCATCGACGAGTTCACCCGCGGGCTCGCAGCGGACCACCCCGACCTCGACGCCTACCTCGCGGACATCGACGCCAGCCTGCGCGACCTGCTCGCCGACCACCCCGGCACCCGCATCCTGCGGACCAACGCCGGCGGGCTCCTCCTCGACGACTACCTGGTCACCCGGACCGTCGAACTCGTCGTCCACACCGACGACCTGGCCGCCGCCGTCCCGGGCCTGGACGTCCCGTACGACCGGCACGCCCTCGCCGCGGCCACCCGGCTGCTCGCCGACGCGCTCGCGGTGAAGGCGCCCGGCGGCTCCACCGAGGTGCGGGTGCCGCCGTACGCCGTCGTGCAGTGCGTCGAGGGACCCCGGCACACCCGGGGCACCCCGCCCAACGTCGTGGAGACCGACCCGCTGACCTGGGTGCGGCTCGCGACCGGCCGGCTGGCCTGGCGGGACGCGGTCGCGGACGCGGCCGTCAGCGCGAGCGGGGAGCGGGCCGACCTCGGGGGGCTGCTGCCGGTCATGTCCTGA
- a CDS encoding META domain-containing protein: MKRHKQHIAPAVVALLVPLVTACAGQAVGGGSGSAVPGQPVTGVDWTVDSVTTGGTTHRAPPAAHPRLRIDADGRASGDLGCNRFSATAAVDGDRVRFGELRTTKMACDEARMAFERILGGVLGGGTFTARTDHSGLTLSTGHDGHAERVDLSRAGPG; the protein is encoded by the coding sequence ATGAAACGGCACAAGCAGCACATCGCTCCGGCGGTGGTGGCCCTCCTCGTCCCGCTCGTGACGGCCTGCGCCGGCCAGGCCGTGGGCGGCGGCAGCGGCTCGGCCGTCCCCGGGCAGCCGGTGACCGGCGTGGACTGGACCGTCGACAGCGTCACCACCGGCGGTACGACCCACCGGGCGCCCCCCGCCGCCCACCCCCGCCTCCGCATCGACGCCGACGGCCGCGCGAGCGGCGACCTCGGCTGCAACCGGTTCAGCGCTACCGCCGCCGTGGACGGCGACCGCGTCCGCTTCGGTGAGCTGCGGACGACCAAGATGGCGTGCGACGAGGCCCGCATGGCCTTCGAACGGATCCTCGGCGGAGTGCTCGGGGGAGGGACGTTCACCGCCCGCACCGACCACTCCGGCCTCACCCTGAGCACCGGCCACGACGGTCACGCAGAGCGCGTAGACCTCAGCCGCGCCGGGCCCGGATGA
- the purF gene encoding amidophosphoribosyltransferase codes for MPRGDGRLNHDLLPGEKGPQDACGVFGVWAPGEEVAKLTYFGLYALQHRGQESAGIAVSNGSQILVFKDMGLVSQVFDETSLGSLQGHIAVGHARYSTTGASVWENAQPTFRATAHGSIALGHNGNLVNTAQLAEMVADLPKQEGRSPRVAATNDTDLLTALLAAQVDEDGKPLTIEEAAHAVLPQVKGAFSLVFMDEHTLYAGRDPQGIRPLVLGRLERGWVVASESAALDICGASFVREIEPGEFVAIDENGLRSSRFAEAKPKGCVFEYVYLARPDTDIAGRNVYLSRVEMGRRLAKEAPVEADLVIATPESGTPAAIGYAEASGIPFGNGLVKNAYVGRTFIQPSQTIRQLGIRLKLNPLKEVIKGKRLVVVDDSIVRGNTQRALVRMLREAGAAEVHIRISSPPVKWPCFFGIDFATRAELIANGMSIDEIGTSLGADSLSYISIDGMIEATTIAKPNLCRACFDGEYPMELPDPELLGKQLLETELAAGPAATAAADAIRRP; via the coding sequence GTGCCACGTGGTGACGGTCGACTCAATCACGATCTGCTTCCCGGCGAAAAGGGCCCCCAGGACGCTTGCGGCGTCTTCGGTGTCTGGGCTCCCGGAGAAGAGGTCGCAAAGCTCACGTACTTCGGGCTCTACGCCCTCCAGCACCGGGGTCAGGAATCCGCGGGAATCGCGGTCAGCAACGGCTCCCAGATCCTCGTCTTCAAGGACATGGGCCTCGTCTCCCAGGTCTTCGACGAGACCTCGCTCGGTTCGCTCCAGGGTCATATCGCGGTCGGACACGCCCGCTACTCGACCACCGGCGCCTCCGTGTGGGAGAACGCCCAGCCGACGTTCCGCGCCACCGCGCACGGCTCGATCGCGCTCGGCCACAACGGCAACCTGGTCAACACCGCGCAGCTCGCGGAGATGGTCGCCGACCTGCCCAAGCAGGAGGGCCGCTCGCCGCGCGTCGCGGCGACCAACGACACCGACCTGCTGACGGCGCTGCTCGCCGCCCAGGTCGACGAGGACGGCAAGCCGCTGACCATCGAGGAGGCCGCCCACGCGGTCCTCCCGCAGGTCAAGGGCGCCTTCAGCCTCGTCTTCATGGACGAGCACACCCTGTACGCCGGCCGCGACCCGCAGGGCATCCGCCCGCTGGTCCTCGGCCGCCTGGAGCGCGGCTGGGTCGTCGCCTCCGAGTCCGCCGCGCTGGACATCTGCGGCGCGAGCTTCGTGCGGGAGATCGAGCCGGGCGAGTTCGTCGCCATCGACGAGAACGGTCTGCGCAGCTCCCGGTTCGCGGAAGCGAAGCCCAAGGGCTGTGTCTTCGAGTACGTGTACCTGGCCCGCCCGGACACGGACATCGCCGGCCGGAACGTGTACCTCTCCCGGGTGGAGATGGGCCGCCGCCTCGCCAAGGAGGCCCCGGTCGAGGCCGACCTGGTGATAGCGACCCCGGAGTCCGGAACCCCGGCCGCCATCGGCTACGCGGAGGCCTCCGGCATCCCCTTCGGCAACGGCCTGGTGAAGAACGCCTACGTCGGCCGTACGTTCATCCAGCCCTCGCAGACGATCCGCCAGCTGGGCATCCGCCTGAAGCTGAACCCGCTGAAGGAAGTCATCAAGGGCAAGCGCCTGGTCGTCGTCGACGACTCGATCGTGCGCGGCAACACCCAGCGCGCCCTGGTCCGCATGCTCCGCGAGGCCGGCGCCGCCGAGGTCCACATCCGGATCTCCTCGCCGCCCGTGAAGTGGCCCTGCTTCTTCGGCATCGACTTCGCCACCCGCGCGGAGCTGATCGCCAACGGCATGAGCATCGACGAGATCGGCACCAGCCTCGGCGCCGACTCCCTGTCCTACATCTCCATCGACGGCATGATCGAGGCGACCACCATCGCCAAGCCGAACCTGTGCCGCGCCTGCTTCGACGGCGAGTACCCGATGGAGCTGCCGGACCCCGAGCTGCTCGGCAAGCAGCTCCTGGAGACGGAGCTGGCCGCCGGCCCGGCCGCGACGGCCGCCGCCGACGCGATCCGCCGCCCGTAA
- the purM gene encoding phosphoribosylformylglycinamidine cyclo-ligase — protein MSETTGASYAAAGVDIEAGDRAVELMKEWVKKTRRPEVLGGLGGFAGLFDASALKRFERPLLASATDGVGTKVDVARRMGVYDTIGHDLVAMVMDDIVVCGAEPLFMTDYICVGKVHPERVAAIVKGIAEGCVLAGCALVGGETAEHPGLLGPDDFDVAGAGTGVVEADRLLGADRIRTGDAVIAMASSGLHSNGYSLVRHVLLDRAGLALDAEIAELGRSLGEELLEPTKIYSLDCLALTRTAEVHAFSHITGGGLAANLARVVPDGLHATVDRATWTPGAIFDLVGRTGDVERLELEKTLNMGVGMMAIVPQESADVALATLADRGVEAWVAGEITERGEKTTGAELVGDYAR, from the coding sequence ATGTCTGAGACAACTGGTGCCAGCTACGCAGCGGCGGGCGTCGACATCGAAGCGGGCGACCGCGCCGTGGAACTGATGAAGGAGTGGGTGAAGAAGACCCGGCGCCCCGAGGTCCTCGGCGGCCTCGGCGGCTTCGCCGGACTCTTCGACGCCTCCGCCCTCAAGCGCTTCGAGCGCCCGCTGCTCGCCTCCGCCACCGACGGCGTCGGCACGAAGGTCGACGTCGCCCGCCGCATGGGCGTCTACGACACCATCGGCCACGACCTGGTCGCCATGGTCATGGACGACATCGTGGTGTGCGGCGCCGAACCGCTGTTCATGACCGACTACATCTGCGTCGGCAAGGTCCACCCCGAGCGGGTCGCCGCGATCGTCAAGGGCATCGCGGAGGGCTGTGTGCTGGCCGGCTGCGCCCTCGTGGGCGGCGAGACGGCCGAGCACCCCGGACTGCTCGGCCCGGACGACTTCGACGTCGCCGGCGCCGGCACGGGCGTCGTGGAGGCCGACCGGCTGCTCGGCGCGGATCGTATCCGTACGGGTGACGCCGTGATCGCCATGGCGTCGTCCGGCCTTCACTCGAACGGGTACTCCCTGGTCCGCCACGTCCTGCTGGACCGCGCGGGGCTCGCCCTGGACGCGGAGATCGCGGAGCTGGGCCGCAGCCTCGGTGAGGAGCTGCTGGAACCCACCAAGATCTACTCGCTGGACTGCCTGGCGCTGACCCGCACCGCCGAGGTGCACGCGTTCAGCCACATCACCGGTGGCGGGCTCGCGGCCAACCTGGCCCGGGTCGTCCCGGACGGGCTGCACGCCACCGTCGACCGGGCCACCTGGACCCCGGGCGCGATCTTCGACCTCGTCGGCAGGACCGGTGACGTCGAGCGCCTGGAGCTGGAGAAGACCCTGAACATGGGCGTCGGCATGATGGCGATCGTCCCGCAGGAGTCCGCCGACGTGGCGCTGGCGACCCTGGCGGACCGGGGTGTCGAGGCATGGGTGGCCGGCGAGATCACCGAGCGCGGCGAGAAGACGACCGGTGCGGAACTGGTCGGGGACTACGCCCGCTGA
- a CDS encoding DUF3073 domain-containing protein — MGRGRAKAKQTKVARQLKYNSGGTDLSRLANELGASTSSQPPNGEPFEDDEDDDEDDLYSRYADLYEDDDDEDEGPSQHRRGA; from the coding sequence ATGGGGCGCGGCCGGGCCAAGGCCAAGCAGACGAAGGTCGCCCGCCAGCTGAAGTACAACAGCGGTGGGACTGACCTGTCACGTCTGGCCAATGAACTGGGCGCATCGACTTCGAGCCAGCCGCCGAACGGCGAGCCGTTCGAGGACGATGAGGACGATGACGAGGACGACCTGTACTCCCGTTACGCCGACCTCTATGAGGACGACGACGACGAGGACGAGGGTCCCTCACAACACCGTCGCGGCGCTTGA